The Lytechinus variegatus isolate NC3 chromosome 1, Lvar_3.0, whole genome shotgun sequence nucleotide sequence tactgccccccccccctccctttatCACGTAAAAGCGGGGAATAAAGAATCTAACATGTATACAGATACGTGGCACAAAGGAAATAGTCACCTTTCGAGCTCTCCTATCCAACGGTATTCTTTGTTGAAACATCGTTCTAGTCTACTGTTTTTACGTGAATGGTGAAGTTCATCTCCTGGGGAAAAAAACCTTTGATATGCTAAAAGGGGCAGTGGACCGTCTCATGAACGAGGGATAGAAGTGTATCGcacattgatgaaaaaaaaatggaaatcgtTTAACAAATAACAATTTCTACGTAATAATTAGGCAAGTTCAATAGGCCAAAGAGAGGGGCCCAAGGGGATAAAAGTGCGCATGTGGAGCATAAAAGAAACTTTCTATACCAGGGAACTACTTGTTCCTAAAAACGGGCattaatacctcagtcacatttgctctacggcggccgtacggcgagtcgaagcagccgttttattcatttttattcaaaccacctgtgtatagctggtacaaaaatgttaaaacggcttgactcgccgtacggccgccgtataaatgtgaccgaggtatataTTAAGAGGTTCTTCCtttagaaaatggaaaatgagaaaagcGATGCTTGAATGGTTTCTTCATTAGATTTAAATGATTAAGAGGGGAATGTTTCAGAGGAGGAAGtggcttaaaaaaataaaataatgtacaatcaataaTCGGGGAAGGGGAGAGCTCCCATTCCTTGAGAGTGACCCCTGGTTATTGATTCATTGTTGGGAGGCTGTGTTTGCGAACATCCTACCTTTGTTGTCTTTCGGAAATAATGAGATACAAAATCTGACTACTCCATGAAAGTGGAGGGTCTGCTTCCTCAATGTGATATATTGATTTAATGACTGTTGTCTCGAGTCTTGTCGAACAAACATGATGTAGAATATAACCACGGGTTGATACTGTTTGCTCAACTCCTCTTCACTTGTAGCGGCCTTCATTGGTAAGCACTGTAGAGTGTCATTCACAATCATTGAGCTCACGGCTTTCAAGGACGAGGAGCTGAACCTTTTTTTAGTTTGACGATGCCGAGCCGCTCTGATTTGACATCTACACTTTTTGgtggttattattttcataccTCCGATAACACTATCTTCGCGCCTTTCATGATCATCACGATGGTGCAAGAATGTTCGTATTTTCATTGCAATGAAAAACACGTGAATGCTACAACCTGTGAAATCCATTGATCTGTAACAGCATTGGTGTATGAATAAGGCGTTCGTTTTAAGTTAGGTAGTGATGAAGTCCATTGCCGTTTTGGAATTTGTACAATAAGATCACTTCCCATTTCATTTCCTCAGGGGAAGCCACCTTTCGTTCTATTTGAAAGGAATTAGAACAAGATGTACGTATAACAAATACAGATCTCAAACTTACGCGAGTATCATAATAACGCTTTGTTTACTCAGGGTAGCTACTTCAGTATGCTCGTATAGACGGTGATAGTGCTCCTGGCTTGTCTTCTCGTTAATGCCCACTATCActttattgattattatggcaatTGAACGTCAAGATTTACTTGACCTGAAGGTTTTTGCCGGGACCGACTCACCGGTTGAACACCCTACTCTGACGAAGAATGTATTGGTATTAACGTGCATataggttgtgactctcctatTATGTCTTTGCTGTTTTCTCAAATTCGTCCTTTTGCAGGTTCGAAAATTGGGCTATATTGCGGCGATATATTTTCTGCATGAAGAACAGATGTACCGCAAAATATTTCTTCACTAGAGGGGAGATGTGGTAGCACGGGTAGCTCAGTCGCCATTCGATTGCCCCGGTTCTATTCCCACTTGATGCGTTAGTGCCATCTAGAAGgcatcctcattaccaggtcacTCAGAGATGATGACTTTTAGCCTTCGGTCTTCTGGTTGATTGTTAAcaaaaatccatgttttttcattaatgataataaaaaaggcCTCTTGCAAAGAATcgagattgatccaatcaacttcaactatatggaaatcctgTAAGAAATTTGCAGAAAGCCCTTTGTAGACAAAGAGGAGCCCGCTGAATCGTCAAGGCAACGATGTGCTGCATGTATGAGTATACATCTCGAGAAAACATTTTTAACATGCGTTGTAGATGTTGGTGTTGTTGGCTTTCCATttttgtggttgattggatcaattgcaactctttgtaagacgggatcCAGGTAAAATAAACTACCACCGTCACTAAATATCATTTCCTGCCCTTTTTCTATCATGCGTAGATGTGAAGGTACCACTGACTGCAACCTTTGTCACTTCCTTCAAACCAGCAACCATGGATCTCTTTGACTCCTCAGCCACTCCTAACTTCGGCATCGCCTTCTTCCATCACGATGCACCAGTCAACAGTCAGAGAAGATAAACATGGCACCAACATGACGAACGTCGTGAGATCAGGCAAGACATTCCTCTACCTGACGGGACTGATTGCGGCCTGTGTAGCTGGCTATATATATGGCAACGTCGCTAGGGGCATCGACATAAGTAAGTGATTCGTGCTATTATAAGCCACTTCTAAGGGTTTAGTCCTCAAGTTTCTGAAATCATGGGTTTTTATCTTCAAGACACTTTTAATTCCAAGTTGTTTGTGTTTATGTGCTATGCCGGTTGGCATTTATTGGCCTGTTTATCCTTCTTCGAAACATAATACTCGTAGttttttctaatttcatattcatttttaaattgataaaaagttgAACAACCTTGCGAATAACCACAACTCAAATTTAtagtgaaacatttttttatacgaTGGACACAATTTGAAGTAGTAACAGTCTGATACAGTTGATCTCAACCAACCCGTGTTCAAAGATATTAGACCTGTTTCTGTTTCTGATAACTCCAGTAGGAACTCGACATGGCAGCTTTTTCCCGGTAAATTCCAAACTGATATAAAACCAATtgtaggaaacattttacgtctaggttaaacAGTCATAGAGGCTGACGTTagagacgacagatattactctcggaTCTtctatcaaagtggagacaaaggcagagtggggattcgaacttacaaccttgcgattatgagtcctatgctctaaccactggatcGCTTTTTCCTTTGTATATAGGTTATACGATAAGCAGTAATGTGGTGCACGAGGCCGTGAAGAAAGATGCTGGTCTCGATGTTTCCCGGTCGTTCGAGGGAAGTAAATCGATTCCTTTTGGGATCTGTGATGAAACGATCGAAGACTGTACGGCTGTAGATGCTGATGTGAGTCGTCTTGTCatttatatgtatttcatttacataaatatGATGAATAGCATAATTCGAAAGCTATGATGAAGGCAGGAGGGAGGAGGGGGAATAAACGCATTGTGAATTTACGAAAGACTAGAAAAGTGGGGACAGTCTCTTGGGGTGGGTCGCTCTCATACCAAAATGTTACTCATCGGCAAACCTCAGAAATGCAGTGTACCAAACTGCATACATTCACGGCATGAAGCACGTAAGAGTTAAGTTGCGTTGTATCCATGATAGGCCAAGTAGCGAAAACCGAGAAGTCCTCTCGTTTTGGTCTTAAATTAGTTTTGACTAAAGAAGACGTGTAATACcaacatgtacattatttttgtaCCCATAGATGGCATATAGTCTATAACGAAATTGGACCTCACGACTGCACGATGACGCGACCTGCAAGTTGTGCTTGCTGATTAGAGGCattcttttttacaaaaaaatgtagaTGAAGCCATGTGTTTGGAAATTAATCAATTTCTAGGTGGTTTGCGAAGCAGATTGTGTGTAGAGCCCCAATACGACCTCTTGACTGACATAGATTCATAAATCCATGTGGGTTGTTGCTTTTATTGACATGCGCCTCAACACAATGAAAGCATGTGACACATTAATTAATGTCGTACAGCTCAAGATAAGAATTCGTCTGGGTATTCATAATCATTTcaccataaaaatataaactgtATGATGTTCCATTTACATTTTGTACACACAGAATATTGTCGTCATAAAATCTCATCATGAAAAGAAGAAGGTTCAAAACGACGATCAAGCATCCCGGAAGGCTACCATTCAAAGGATCTgtcgaaaaaatgaaaaactcaCATCGGATGAGGTGTCGGTAGACACGCTCAAACGTTTATTCGTCGATGAAAAACACAGAGCTGTGTACTGCTCTATACCAAAGGCAAGCTGTACCAATTGGAAACGATTGTTAATGGTGGCTACCAACGACTCTATTGATTTGAATTCCATAACCCAATTTGACGCCCATCACAATGGCGTGTTGCAAATACTTTATGATTATCCAGAGTATGAACGAAATGTTATTCTGAAATCATACAAGAAATTCACTTTTGTTCGAAATCCTTTCATCCGTCTTCTCTCTGCATACAAGGATAAATTCGAATCATTGTGGAGGTACCGCACCGACCCTGGCGGGAAATACTTTCGCCGCTACGCCGCCGATATCATGACCAAGTACAGGACAAATGCTTCTGCCGAGCAATTGGAGAGCGGCGAAAACGTGACATGGTCTGAATTCATTTCTTACGTGACACATTTAGAAGAGAAGGCATTTAACGAGCATTGGAAGCCTATGTATAAACTATGTGATCCTTGTCACATCGGTTATGACTTCGTTGGTCGAGTGGAGACAATTGATAAAGACGCAAAATACCTTTTAGAGAAGGTTATGAAACTGAAGTATGAAATGTCGCAGTTTCCGAAATTTTCTGAATTTACGACGAATAGTTCGGAATATACGTACTCTGCATATGGAGACATCACATTGCAACAGCTGAGGAGATTGTGGGAGATATATAAGTGGGATTTTTTCCTGTTCGGATATGAAAAACCAGACTTCATTTGAAGAGTAACGACAAATGATTTAACTATGCTTCTCAGAACAATGATATAAAGCTTATAGATACCACCCCCATACACACAAATGTCAATCAACATAATaaatatgggcaattccataaatatGTACGTTTGACCCCATGCATGTGAGACCTTCATTATGACAGTATGTAATGCTCTAAAATGATCCTGacggtcagtttatgaagtgaagtaaatcTTGAGAAAAAATGGGTGGTTGGATGTACTAAAAGTTTGATTATTTTACGGATTGCCCATAAGAAGGTGAAAAGGAAACAgaccaatattttgaaaacaagtTTGTAACTCTGGAGCACGTCACCATCATTACTATCAGCTGGTCCTGTGAGTCTTACTTCAAACATCAGTTGTTGGCAATCACCAATATTTCCTTCATTGATATCAATACTGGATGCCAATGTTTAAAGCCTCTCGTAAGTTTTGGTGAATCCCATTCCCAGCATACCTAAGGTGTCGgtcaatattatattttatttctacataaaatgaatacgtGTGTCCTGAAACCGCTATAGTGTGCGTGATTATTAATAAACAATTCGTATTTTGGCGGATTTTCTTGTGATTTTACTTCAAAGTTATTTTTGGGCAAAGTTATTTTTGGGCGCGATTCCGACCAGAATAAAAATAACTGTACCTCTTTCTTTTCGATATAAAACGAttcctaaaaataaaaatgctgaCAGTTTCAGGATTCAAGCTTTGTTTGTAGTTTGCTGATATAATATTACTAGATTAGTGAAAAAGTGTTGAAAGTGCCCCTTTTaacaaggaaaataaaaaagattgcACGCCAGGAGGGGGTACCATATATCCTGAAATGTATTATTCAAACTTTAACAAAGAATTAACGGATGACAACTTTAAGTGGCACACCTTTCTGTAAAATGGGAATGTTACCTGATAatcaattataatttgcattattGAACCTTAACCAAAGTTATAGATGGAcctaaaatatgtatatattccaGTCACCGTTTGAAGTTTTGAATTGAACTAGCGAAAAATCATTTGTAAACGATTCACTTTTGCAAGTATTCGGTTGAAGAATAATATCAACTCTTTAACCGTACAATGTACGCGGGTCTTTATTCGTGTTTATACAGATATCAAAATTCAGGTAATATGACAAAGGTTCCTATATAGGTAGAGCCCTTTGAACGATTTTTCTTTTACatggggtgctgatgtaaattatgaCTAGCAAGAAAACAAGCGgtttcacacaaaaaaattgtcccgagatatttgacaagcaaaaataaggggggggggtctttaaAAGATGTAGGCCATTTAATTTGGTTATAATTATATTTCTCGATTTCATCGCACCAACCAGAATTCTAGGATTTGCTGTCTATGGAGAGTAATACACgcagcatcccccccccccccgtgatacACAGTGTGATCGCAGCGTGTTCACATAGTTTACATGACATAGTGGACTATAAGAGATACAATGTGAATAGGGTTTCACTTTGTGTCCGCACTGTAGAATAATGTTCTTTTCAGTTTATACAGAGGCAAATTTCGAGAGGTTCATTTGCAGAGTCCACTGGAATGAGTTCGAATTCGTTTTTCTGTATTATAAACACAGTTAAGTTCATGTATAAGCTAGGCCTGCTATTGCTTTGAGATCCCCTTTTCATGGACTTTTGTGTAAATCGAAGAAtactttcatttacttttgtatTGTAATAGTTCAAGGGGAGTTGCAATACAGTCATTGTTACGAACAGAAATGTCTTAAGGATTtttgcaaaatgattttttgggGCAAAGTCCGGGACTCAAGACTTGTTTGAAAGTGAAACAAAAGTCATTCTGCACGAAGGAAtacttttgtttcttctttaagaaatattgatttcttcaaaatgtaaagcatttaaaaagaaatgttttatttctatgAGTACAGTCATTCTAACATTATCTTTCTCTGCATAAAGGCATTTCaaaactcaataaaaaaatgctgatgTAGTCTATATGATATAAGCATGCGCCAATGAAAATCGGTTTACTGCCAAACTCAAATGTGCTTTTGTGTAACATTTAGCAAACGAACATTATTGATAACTCAAGGTTTACAAAAACATTgcaaaacattatttgaaaaaaaaatcattcttaaaTTTGTTAAGATAAGAAAACCAGTCTGTATATTGAGATAGTTTCGTAGATTGACATCCATAATGTAAATTTTGAAAGAGCACTTTGTAAGAACTAATTaataattgaattaatattatcataatcaaaatatattcaagattttcattatataaaatgaatgCTTATCAGCattaatgacgatgatggtggtgatgatgatgatgatgattatggtgttggtggtgatgatggtggggtGGTGTTGGAAACTAggttgttggtggtggtggagatgaagcgatgatgattgtggtgatgatggtgatgatgatgaagctgatgatgatgatggtaatgatgaatgATAATTGTGACAGTAATGGCAGTGgggatgatgaagataattGCACTAACTTTTTTATCAGGATTATTTTAATAACCGCGCATGTATTGTAGGTGAAACTATTTCATCAAAGAAAGGAATATTATAACTATAAATGTTTTCGCGTCATACTGGGGCATATAGGTTTCTGTAACCATTATTgtgggttttatttttttgtttatctaAGTCATTGCTGAGCTACTTGCGTCATACATGATCACGGGCTTCAGTAATTAATGTTGTAGTtcttgtaattatgattgttttgcattttctaaCTCGTGTAATTCATTTTTCGTAGTTACATGAAGGTCTACGTATTGCTGAACTATTGAACATTCGtcgaaatgatttattttgtggTATTACTGTATAACTTGTAAAGTTTATTATATATCTTGCCCCATAAAAATGCTTAATGaatatgtatttgtattaaCATGAAATGGTGAATTAAGTGTAGTCGATTCCGTGACACGCAGTAAGTCAGTTGCTGTATTTTAACCAATCCCTTTTTACGTTAAATTTGTGATGCAACAAGCTGTCACTGTGACTTTTCAATTTTCCTTAAAAGTCTTACACATTAACCAAGTTAACACGATTATTTTGAGACTAAGTTTGCGACTCCCGGATGCGTGATTACATGACGGACCAAACGTGCTTTAAAACTTGATGTCTAATACAAATTGAATCTCAAGCTACAAGTACAGTTCAGAAATTAATATGCGATCACCATTGctattacacagcaaaaactgtggtgttaaccggtgtacatagaggaccacaccagttctttcacaccggtgttaaattggtggtgatagttttacacctataagtgttattacaacacctttggttgttacatttacactctggtattatgttcaatctctagggtgtaattttaacacctcaggatgtggtcctctattaacaccaatgggtgtcagttttaacaccacattttttacagtgtacttttCGAAATCAATGCGCGTTAGACTGAGAGGTTGTAAATGATATCGGCAACAAAACGAAAATGTTTGAAAACAGATAATTATTGGAAAAACAGTCAATGCAACTATCATCAAAGAGTATGATTCTATGTTTTGTTTAGAATACAACAAAAGAGTGTTGAGTTGCCAAAAAGAATCGAATTTCGATCACTATTTGGTGAATGAGAAACAAAACACATTTCACGCATAATGAGATAGcattattaataaaattatattttggtgGGGGTTGATTGAAACATGGATTACATTAAATCTTGGATTTGAAATGCCATCACAGGAGATGTTTATGTCGATCTCAATCGTGATCAATGGCCGAGATCTTGGGGAGGAGCTGAAACAACACCGCCTCCATCTTTTGGGGTGTCGAAATTTTCCAGTATTTTTAGGACCTAAATGAACTGTCGCGTGCGGTTGTCTTGTAGACATTATTTATTTATGGCATACGTGACGTTACAATCTATTGTGCGATTTGTTTGGTCTATATATTTGTCactgaaatatttgtttttcattttcataataaattaagaaaattgtaataaaaatgttgcgTTTCTGTGTTGAATATTTAATAATATTCTCTCTTCTCTGTCTTCCTTGCCATAATTTTTACTCACTTGATTGCAAACACCAATTCCCTCATGTCCCATTATTCTCATATCTATGCTTTCCTTCAAATTACtgatattccatttttattatta carries:
- the LOC121425380 gene encoding carbohydrate sulfotransferase 11-like, producing MHQSTVREDKHGTNMTNVVRSGKTFLYLTGLIAACVAGYIYGNVARGIDISYTISSNVVHEAVKKDAGLDVSRSFEGSKSIPFGICDETIEDCTAVDADNIVVIKSHHEKKKVQNDDQASRKATIQRICRKNEKLTSDEVSVDTLKRLFVDEKHRAVYCSIPKASCTNWKRLLMVATNDSIDLNSITQFDAHHNGVLQILYDYPEYERNVILKSYKKFTFVRNPFIRLLSAYKDKFESLWRYRTDPGGKYFRRYAADIMTKYRTNASAEQLESGENVTWSEFISYVTHLEEKAFNEHWKPMYKLCDPCHIGYDFVGRVETIDKDAKYLLEKVMKLKYEMSQFPKFSEFTTNSSEYTYSAYGDITLQQLRRLWEIYKWDFFLFGYEKPDFI